CCGTCGTGTCGATCACGACGGGGAGGTACTGGGCTCGGCCGGGAGGGGTTCGCCAGCCGACGGCAGCGGGAAGAGTCAGGACGCGACGCGCGTGATCCGTGGCACCCTGCATCGTCAGGAGCGCGGGTCGCACGAAGACTTCGAACGACACGGCGGCGCTCACGGGGTTGCCCGGAAGACCGAACAGCAGAATCCCCGCGAGCGTTCGGCCGAAGCCCTGCGGCTTTCCCGGCTGCATCCCGACGCTCGTGAACGACATGACGTCGCCGAGCGTGTTCTTGACGACCTCGTAGGCTCCTGCGCTGACACCGCCGGAGAAGACCACGACGTCCGCCCCGAGGCGCTCGGCCTCCTCGAGGACCTCGCGTGGACCGCCGTCGTCATCGGACACGGTCGCACTGATCACGACGTCGGCTCCCGCTCCCAGCGCGAGCGCCTCGAGCAGCTCGCCGTTGGACTCGGGGATCTGCCCGCGCCGGAGCGGCGTGCCGGGGGGCACGAGCTCCGATCCCGTCGAGACGACAGCGACGCGCGGGCGGCGACTCACGACGACGTCGGCGACACCGGATGCCGCGATCGCGGCCGTCTGCAGGGGCCCGAGGAGGATTCCCGCCTCCAGCACGACGTCGCCCGCTGCGGCGTCCTCGCCACGGCGGCGCACGTGTGCTCCGAACGGCTTGGCGACGGTCACCTCGATGTCGCCGAGCGAATCGGCGAGTCCGCCGACCGTGTCCTCGAACGGGACGATCGCCGTCGCGGCGGTGGGAAGGGGTGAGCCCGTCATGATGCGCGCTGCCTCGCCCCGACCGAGCGGCGGGTCGAGGGCGGTGCCGGCGGGAAGATCGGCGACGACGCGCAGGCGCACCGGATGGTCGGCAGAGGCGTCGGCGATGTCGTCGTGCCGCACCGCGAAGCCGTCCATCGCCGAGTTGTCGAAGGCGGGGAGATCGACGGCGGCGTGCACGGACTCGCGCAGGATGCGGCCGCGAGACGCGGCGAGCGGGAGGCGCTCCGTGCCGATGTCGCTGACGGCGGACAGGACGGTGGCGAGGTGCTCCTCGACAGGGATGAGGCGATTCATGAGCGGCTCCGCGCCTGGAGCGGCTCGTCCCACGCATCCATTCCGCCCCGGAGGACGGATGCCGAGATGCCGGCGCCGAGCAGCGCCACGGCGGCGCGCTGCGCGCGCTGACCCGCCCGGCAGACCACGACGACGGGGCCCGCGCCCGCGAGTGTCGGGTCGGCGAGGAGCGTCGCGAGCGGGATCTCGACGACGCCGGGGATGACGCCCTCCGCGGTCTCCGCCGGTTCCCGCACATCGATGAGGCTGACGCCCGCCGCCTGTGCCGCCCGCGTCGCGGCCGCATCGAGGTGGGGGACGTCCGGCAGGGGAGCGGCGACAACGGATGACGGTTCCGCCGCGGCATCCGTCATCGCGCCTTCTGTCGAGGTGCGGAGCGGAATCTCGTCGACGCGTGCGCGAAGGGCATCGATGACGAGGACCCGCCCGAGGAGCGGGTCGCCGACACCCGTGAGGAGCTTGATCGCCTCGGTGGCAAGGACGCCCCCCGTCTGGAGGCAGAGTGATCCGAGGACGCCCACCTGCGCGCACGTCGGCACATCGCCCGTCGAATCGGAGGGGTACAGGTCGGCGAGACGAACGGCGGCCGCGCCGCCGGTCGGACGCGACCAGAACACCGTGACCTGCGCGTGGAACTCCTGCACGACGCCCCACACGAGCGGGATGCCCAGTGCTTCGGTCGCGGATGCCACGGCTTCGCGTGTCTCGAACGTGTCGGTGCCGTCGATCACGACGTGCGCGCCGGCGAGGATGCGCTCAGCCGACCGGGCCGTGATCCGCTCCGACACCGTGCGCACGTGCGTCGTCGGAGAGAGCTCGCTCGCCGCGCGGACGGCGGAGTCGACCTTGGGAGAGCCGACATCGGCGACGCGGTGCAGGATCTGTCGCTGCAGGTTCGACAGTTCGACGGTGTCGTCGTCGATGATCGTGAGGGTTCCCACGCCCCCGGCAGCGAGCGCCAGGACGACGGGTGAGCCGAGGCCGCCCGCTCCCACGACGGCGACGTGCGCGGCGGCCAGCCGACGCTGTGCGATGTCGCCGAAGCCGGCGAGCACGCGGTGTCGCGAGGTGCGGACGGCTTCGTCGACATCGAGCGTCGCGACGGGGTCAACGAGCGGCGGGAGCGGCATCTCTCCAGGCTACGCCGCGGTGCCGACACGCGATCCGACGTCGTCGACATTCCCCGGCGTCAGCGTGCGCTCCGGGCGCGGATGCGGAGAAATCAGACGACCAGGTCCGCATCTGCGGTGATACCGTAGCGGAATGGACCGATTCCGCATTTCCGAGGCCGCGCGTCTCCTCGGCGTCAGCGATGACACCGTGCGCCGCTGGGTTGACTCGGACGCTCTCCCCACCACCGGTGAGAGCCCCGCGCGGATTCCCGGCGACGCCCTCGCGGCCCACGCCGTCGAGCTC
This genomic stretch from Microbacterium sp. SLBN-146 harbors:
- the glp gene encoding gephyrin-like molybdotransferase Glp; translated protein: MNRLIPVEEHLATVLSAVSDIGTERLPLAASRGRILRESVHAAVDLPAFDNSAMDGFAVRHDDIADASADHPVRLRVVADLPAGTALDPPLGRGEAARIMTGSPLPTAATAIVPFEDTVGGLADSLGDIEVTVAKPFGAHVRRRGEDAAAGDVVLEAGILLGPLQTAAIAASGVADVVVSRRPRVAVVSTGSELVPPGTPLRRGQIPESNGELLEALALGAGADVVISATVSDDDGGPREVLEEAERLGADVVVFSGGVSAGAYEVVKNTLGDVMSFTSVGMQPGKPQGFGRTLAGILLFGLPGNPVSAAVSFEVFVRPALLTMQGATDHARRVLTLPAAVGWRTPPGRAQYLPVVIDTTDPAAWRVTPATSGGSHLAGGLGRAEAYAIVPAEVARVDPGDLVDVMLIS
- a CDS encoding ThiF family adenylyltransferase — encoded protein: MPLPPLVDPVATLDVDEAVRTSRHRVLAGFGDIAQRRLAAAHVAVVGAGGLGSPVVLALAAGGVGTLTIIDDDTVELSNLQRQILHRVADVGSPKVDSAVRAASELSPTTHVRTVSERITARSAERILAGAHVVIDGTDTFETREAVASATEALGIPLVWGVVQEFHAQVTVFWSRPTGGAAAVRLADLYPSDSTGDVPTCAQVGVLGSLCLQTGGVLATEAIKLLTGVGDPLLGRVLVIDALRARVDEIPLRTSTEGAMTDAAAEPSSVVAAPLPDVPHLDAAATRAAQAAGVSLIDVREPAETAEGVIPGVVEIPLATLLADPTLAGAGPVVVVCRAGQRAQRAAVALLGAGISASVLRGGMDAWDEPLQARSRS